In Synechococcales cyanobacterium T60_A2020_003, one DNA window encodes the following:
- the chlP gene encoding geranylgeranyl reductase, whose amino-acid sequence MALRVAVVGSGPAGSSAAETLAKAGIETYLFERKLDNAKPCGGAIPLCMVNEFDLPPEIIDRRVRRMKMISPSNIEVDINLENQNEYIGMCRREVLDGFLRDRAGKLGAQIINGTVHAIDIPSSSTAPYTLHYADHSNGSLEGEAKTLQVDMIVGADGANSRVAKAIDAGDYNYAIAFQERIRLPEDKMAFYEDMAEMYVGTDVSPDFYAWVFPKYDHVAVGTGTMKVNKSLIKNLQAGIRARAARKLEGGSIIKVEAHPIPEHPRPRRVVGRVALVGDAAGYVTKSSGEGIYFAAKSGRMCAETIVEYSNNGQRVPTEDELKVYLKRWDTKYGLTYKVLDVLQRVFYRSDATREAFVEMCADRDVQKLTFDSYLYKTVVPANPLVQIKITAKTIGSLLRGSALAP is encoded by the coding sequence TTGGCACTACGGGTTGCTGTTGTTGGATCGGGTCCAGCAGGTTCTTCGGCTGCTGAGACGTTAGCAAAAGCAGGTATCGAAACATATTTGTTCGAGCGCAAGCTGGATAATGCAAAACCCTGTGGTGGCGCAATTCCGCTGTGCATGGTCAATGAGTTTGATCTGCCTCCAGAAATCATCGATCGGCGCGTTCGTCGCATGAAGATGATTTCGCCTTCAAATATTGAGGTGGATATTAATTTAGAAAATCAAAATGAATATATCGGCATGTGCCGCCGGGAAGTATTGGACGGTTTCTTGCGCGATCGCGCAGGCAAGCTGGGCGCACAAATTATCAATGGCACGGTTCACGCCATTGATATTCCCTCTAGCAGCACTGCACCTTACACCCTCCACTACGCCGATCATTCCAATGGCAGCCTCGAAGGGGAAGCCAAAACCCTCCAGGTAGACATGATTGTGGGTGCGGATGGGGCAAACTCTCGCGTGGCAAAGGCCATCGATGCGGGTGACTACAACTATGCGATCGCCTTCCAAGAGCGCATTCGTCTTCCTGAAGACAAGATGGCTTTCTACGAAGATATGGCGGAAATGTACGTTGGCACGGATGTTTCCCCGGACTTCTACGCCTGGGTATTCCCCAAGTACGACCACGTTGCGGTCGGTACAGGCACGATGAAGGTCAACAAGTCCTTGATCAAGAACTTGCAGGCTGGAATCCGGGCACGGGCAGCCCGTAAGCTCGAAGGCGGCAGCATTATCAAGGTAGAAGCGCACCCCATTCCTGAGCATCCCCGTCCGCGTCGTGTCGTGGGTCGTGTAGCTCTAGTGGGCGATGCAGCGGGCTACGTTACGAAGTCCTCCGGTGAAGGGATTTACTTTGCCGCGAAGTCCGGTCGGATGTGTGCCGAAACGATCGTGGAGTATTCCAACAACGGTCAGCGGGTTCCCACGGAAGATGAGCTGAAGGTTTACCTGAAGCGCTGGGATACTAAGTATGGTTTGACCTACAAGGTGCTGGATGTTCTCCAGCGAGTCTTCTATCGCTCGGATGCAACCCGTGAGGCGTTTGTAGAAATGTGCGCGGATCGCGATGTACAGAAGCTGACTTTTGACAGCTATTTGTACAAGACGGTGGTTCCGGCAAATCCTTTGGTTCAGATCAAAATCACGGCCAAAACCATTGGAAGCTTGTTGCGCGGTAGTGCTCTAGCTCCCTAA
- a CDS encoding DNA double-strand break repair nuclease NurA, with translation MPLKPSQIRQILSAKREDFSAFDRETLSILNKYRDALNEVSHLSPDDIESRLGDALDVGARPLESLAKTAHCVLPCKLCWPNREQSLAWVRDRLTGVTTFAVDGSQIYPSKDLSIPIALVQIGWFENLHLPTGNYEKDVELDVMTPQDLQVGDMGLADRRVNMRRFQMETEKLISYMEAHPNPDNLLVFLDGSLVASFADAFDIESRKFYVDCLVRLLKTSEDHRVPLVAYIATSSADDLTGMLRHLMSLPESQHIHDAQILSKFMNWGDRTPLFLCQRPGILADYGAFRNRIAFTYLKTTREGYPARLELPLWMQEEPGLINRVMDWVRGEVIVGGGYPYVIETADQVAVLQAEDRQTFYRILQDWADQEHLNLRFSPKMVSKARRRA, from the coding sequence ATGCCACTGAAACCGTCTCAAATCCGTCAAATCCTCAGTGCCAAGCGTGAGGACTTTAGCGCTTTTGACCGTGAAACGCTCAGTATTCTCAATAAGTATCGGGATGCGCTGAACGAAGTTTCCCACCTATCACCGGACGACATCGAATCCCGATTGGGAGATGCGTTGGATGTGGGCGCACGCCCCCTAGAGTCACTTGCGAAGACGGCGCATTGTGTTTTGCCGTGCAAGCTATGCTGGCCCAACCGAGAGCAAAGTTTGGCCTGGGTGCGCGATCGCCTTACGGGCGTTACCACCTTTGCAGTAGATGGCTCCCAGATCTATCCCAGCAAGGACCTTTCAATCCCGATTGCCCTAGTGCAGATTGGCTGGTTCGAGAATCTCCACCTGCCCACGGGAAATTACGAAAAGGATGTCGAACTCGACGTGATGACCCCTCAGGACTTACAGGTGGGCGACATGGGTCTGGCCGATCGGCGGGTGAACATGCGCCGCTTCCAAATGGAAACGGAGAAGCTCATCTCCTACATGGAAGCCCATCCGAATCCTGATAATCTGCTGGTGTTTCTGGATGGGTCGCTGGTGGCTAGCTTTGCTGATGCCTTTGACATCGAAAGCCGCAAATTCTACGTGGATTGCCTGGTGCGATTGTTGAAAACTAGCGAAGACCATCGCGTTCCCCTGGTTGCTTACATTGCTACATCGTCCGCAGACGACCTTACTGGAATGCTGCGTCACCTGATGAGCCTGCCCGAATCCCAGCACATCCACGATGCCCAAATTCTCAGCAAGTTCATGAACTGGGGCGATCGCACTCCCCTCTTCCTCTGTCAGCGCCCTGGCATTCTGGCGGATTACGGAGCCTTCCGCAACCGGATCGCGTTCACCTATCTCAAGACCACCCGCGAAGGATACCCTGCCCGCTTAGAACTGCCCCTTTGGATGCAGGAAGAGCCAGGTCTGATCAACCGTGTCATGGATTGGGTGCGCGGCGAAGTGATTGTGGGTGGTGGCTATCCCTACGTGATTGAAACGGCAGATCAGGTGGCCGTGCTCCAAGCCGAGGATCGGCAGACTTTCTACCGAATCCTGCAAGACTGGGCGGATCAGGAACATCTGAATCTCCGGTTCTCACCCAAGATGGTGAGCAAGGCTCGGCGGCGAGCGTAG